From Paenibacillus polymyxa, the proteins below share one genomic window:
- a CDS encoding YnfA family protein, with protein sequence MLKAALLFILAGIAEIGGGYLIWQWLREGKTWYVGLCGGVILAVYGVIATFQVFSSFGRVYAAYGGVFIVLSIAWGWWIDKKTPDLYDFIGGLICLVGIAVILLPRSG encoded by the coding sequence GTGTTAAAGGCAGCTTTACTTTTTATTTTGGCTGGCATCGCCGAAATCGGAGGTGGATATTTGATCTGGCAGTGGCTGCGAGAAGGCAAGACATGGTATGTCGGACTTTGCGGCGGAGTGATTTTAGCTGTCTATGGAGTCATTGCCACCTTCCAGGTTTTCTCCTCCTTTGGGCGTGTATATGCAGCATACGGAGGTGTCTTTATTGTTCTTTCCATTGCATGGGGCTGGTGGATTGATAAAAAGACACCTGACTTGTACGATTTCATTGGTGGATTGATTTGTTTAGTAGGCATAGCTGTAATTCTGTTGCCGCGCTCAGGTTGA
- a CDS encoding MerR family transcriptional regulator, whose protein sequence is MNEKYFTPREFSDLCKVNKQTLLYYDQIGLFSPIYKNDKGYRFYSIRQLEWFNVIELLKDLGMSLKEIQQYMKHKSPASFLSLMHQQKENIVKKRKEIEMTERIIDAKIELMEEALRLDFHQISLEEHAEATLYLSKNIKNISEEDFVRVVSEFVDELYVSFLDTGYPIGGITKKEQVLKGEYTNYSYLYIKQPNPREDYPYLKTKKGYFLTGYHIGEEKSIHETYDRLFSEMDRLNLSLGDYVYEEYIYDAVVKYREKDYITKIMMEVILE, encoded by the coding sequence ATGAATGAAAAGTACTTTACTCCGAGGGAATTTTCCGATCTATGTAAAGTTAATAAGCAGACATTACTCTATTACGATCAAATTGGCCTTTTTTCTCCGATTTACAAAAACGATAAAGGATATCGTTTTTATTCTATTCGTCAATTAGAATGGTTCAACGTGATTGAATTGTTAAAAGATCTTGGAATGTCACTCAAAGAAATCCAGCAGTATATGAAACACAAATCACCTGCCAGCTTTTTATCTTTAATGCACCAACAGAAAGAGAACATTGTTAAAAAAAGAAAAGAAATTGAAATGACGGAAAGGATCATTGACGCAAAAATAGAACTCATGGAAGAGGCATTGCGGTTAGATTTTCATCAGATTTCTCTTGAAGAACACGCAGAAGCAACACTTTATCTTAGTAAAAATATAAAAAATATTTCGGAAGAAGATTTTGTGAGAGTGGTTTCAGAATTTGTTGACGAATTATATGTATCATTTCTCGATACAGGATATCCTATTGGGGGTATTACAAAAAAAGAGCAAGTATTGAAGGGTGAATATACGAACTACAGTTATCTGTACATAAAGCAACCTAATCCTCGGGAGGACTATCCTTATTTGAAAACTAAGAAAGGATATTTTCTAACGGGCTACCATATTGGTGAAGAAAAGAGCATTCATGAAACCTATGATCGACTTTTTTCGGAAATGGATCGACTAAACTTATCTTTAGGAGATTATGTTTATGAAGAATATATATATGATGCCGTGGTAAAATACCGGGAAAAAGATTATATTACCAAAATTATGATGGAAGTCATATTAGAATAA
- a CDS encoding GNAT family N-acetyltransferase, producing MFSEIRVVTSSNEKEVLSLSIAKDQRQFVESISQCLQEAREDTRFVPVGLYKNAIPVGFAMYGKFEDEVWFDRFLIDERFQGMGLGKYFMEKLISFLENEYPGHHIYLSVYENNIHAIQLYKQFGFTFTGDYYTPKEKIMNKRNQ from the coding sequence ATGTTTAGCGAAATTCGGGTTGTAACGAGCTCGAATGAAAAAGAAGTACTTTCCTTAAGCATAGCTAAGGATCAGCGACAGTTTGTAGAATCCATCTCACAGTGTTTACAAGAGGCTAGGGAGGATACTCGTTTTGTACCAGTAGGTCTGTATAAAAATGCTATACCAGTGGGTTTTGCTATGTACGGTAAATTTGAAGACGAAGTCTGGTTCGATCGGTTTCTAATAGATGAGCGATTTCAGGGAATGGGCTTGGGCAAATATTTTATGGAAAAGCTTATTTCATTTTTAGAAAATGAGTACCCTGGCCACCATATTTATTTAAGTGTTTATGAAAATAATATCCATGCAATTCAATTATATAAACAATTTGGATTTACTTTCACAGGTGACTATTATACACCAAAAGAAAAAATAATGAATAAAAGAAATCAATGA
- a CDS encoding ribonuclease domain-containing protein, protein MNVKKYLGVLLFILVTILFTGCSLQTVSLKDSTHSSSVLTQFDEVAKYISEHNDLPGNYITKKEARKLGWEPSEGNLEKVAPGKSIGGDVFRNREGLLPEKKGRIWYEADINYSGGTRGSDRILYSNDGLIYKTTDHYRTFEQLKE, encoded by the coding sequence ATGAATGTTAAAAAATATTTAGGTGTCTTGCTTTTTATTTTAGTGACCATCCTGTTTACAGGCTGTTCGCTCCAAACGGTCTCATTAAAGGACTCGACACACAGCAGTTCTGTTTTAACGCAATTTGATGAAGTCGCTAAATATATTTCGGAGCATAATGATCTTCCCGGGAATTATATAACCAAGAAAGAGGCCAGAAAATTAGGCTGGGAGCCTAGTGAAGGAAATTTGGAAAAAGTAGCCCCAGGCAAAAGCATAGGCGGTGATGTATTTCGAAATCGAGAAGGCTTGTTGCCTGAGAAAAAAGGGAGAATTTGGTACGAAGCAGACATTAATTACTCAGGCGGAACTAGGGGGAGCGATCGAATTCTCTACTCCAATGATGGCTTAATCTATAAAACAACTGATCATTACCGTACGTTTGAGCAACTAAAAGAATGA
- a CDS encoding barstar family protein, with product MVVIINGNNIHGKEELHDTLQAQLGLDQTYGRNLDALWDCLTGSIPMPLTIQWLDFHASRKSLGEYADRLLDLMREAEEEVENFTFDVKV from the coding sequence ATGGTTGTAATTATAAATGGAAATAACATTCATGGAAAAGAAGAATTACATGACACACTTCAAGCCCAGCTTGGATTAGACCAAACTTACGGTCGAAATTTGGATGCATTATGGGATTGCTTAACTGGCTCCATCCCGATGCCACTTACAATTCAATGGCTTGATTTTCACGCAAGCAGGAAATCCCTTGGAGAATACGCCGATCGTTTGTTGGATTTAATGCGTGAAGCCGAAGAAGAGGTGGAGAATTTTACTTTTGACGTGAAAGTATAA
- a CDS encoding carbohydrate binding domain-containing protein: MKKKRILPTQAVVRNGGFEDQDLTPWIANVSNVTGQIFITRTNPHSGNQAVRISANPGHSVSLRQTISDLRRGRRYRVTFWVRNLISPFGGRLQISLGEQTYTIQLNSLPSSQYERVSRTFSISGNSGTVSRDLVFRVTAQDTFATILLDDVSISRLR, encoded by the coding sequence TTGAAGAAGAAAAGAATATTGCCTACTCAGGCTGTTGTTAGAAACGGCGGCTTTGAAGATCAGGATTTGACACCTTGGATTGCAAACGTCAGCAACGTGACAGGTCAAATCTTTATTACCAGAACCAACCCGCACAGTGGCAATCAAGCCGTCAGAATCTCAGCTAACCCGGGGCACAGCGTCTCGCTTAGACAAACGATTTCCGATCTGAGAAGAGGAAGAAGATACCGTGTGACCTTCTGGGTACGTAATTTGATCAGTCCTTTCGGTGGTCGGCTTCAAATTAGTTTAGGAGAGCAAACCTACACGATCCAGCTTAACTCGCTACCTTCATCACAATATGAGAGAGTCTCCCGTACCTTCTCAATCTCAGGGAATTCGGGGACAGTCTCTAGAGATTTAGTGTTCCGCGTTACAGCACAGGATACTTTTGCAACCATTCTTTTGGATGATGTATCTATATCCAGATTAAGATAA
- a CDS encoding MBL fold metallo-hydrolase produces the protein MEQLRVCFMNFINYVYIVMDKKTGDIAIVDPSWDLSKIESYLRQLNGNLRVILLTHSHLDHVNLVNPLLEKYRPHVFMSIQEIDYYHFRCDNLHPVKDGDIIKLGETEIRSLLTPGHTVGSVCYLLSNHLFTGDTIFIEGCGFCDPNGGDPKDLYHSVQKIKREVDSSIQIYPAHSYGKAPGFPLSHLMDENIYFQFTSMKPFINFRMRPNQKGLFNFK, from the coding sequence ATGGAACAGTTAAGAGTCTGTTTTATGAATTTTATTAACTATGTATATATTGTAATGGATAAGAAAACAGGAGACATTGCTATTGTCGATCCGTCATGGGATTTATCGAAAATAGAGTCATATCTTCGACAGTTGAATGGTAATCTCAGAGTCATACTATTAACCCATTCACATTTAGATCATGTTAATTTGGTAAATCCGCTCCTGGAAAAGTATAGACCGCACGTATTCATGTCAATACAAGAAATCGATTATTACCATTTTAGATGTGATAATTTACATCCCGTTAAAGATGGGGATATTATCAAACTTGGAGAAACAGAAATTAGAAGTCTTTTGACCCCAGGACATACCGTGGGAAGTGTATGCTATCTTTTATCCAATCACTTGTTTACGGGGGATACCATTTTCATTGAAGGTTGTGGCTTTTGTGATCCGAATGGAGGAGATCCGAAAGACTTATATCATAGCGTTCAAAAAATAAAGCGAGAGGTTGATAGCTCCATTCAAATTTATCCTGCTCATTCATATGGTAAAGCACCTGGGTTCCCACTCAGTCACCTTATGGATGAAAATATTTATTTTCAATTTACGAGCATGAAGCCGTTTATTAATTTCAGAATGCGCCCCAACCAAAAAGGTTTATTCAATTTTAAATGA
- the loaP gene encoding antiterminator LoaP: protein MSGVNWYVLFVRTGREERVKQLFNKWFDSEVYKPFIPLQERLFKVAGTVKKELAPLFPSYVFIESNLPDLQFVTSTNSMIYTSSDIIRLLRYSKLEASMRDCERQVLESLCNDRYCIECSTGIIEGDNIRIIEGPLKGRSSIVKKIDRHKRQAVIQLEFMGDIRLVNVALEIISKV from the coding sequence ATGAGCGGAGTGAATTGGTACGTGCTTTTTGTGCGAACGGGTAGGGAAGAAAGGGTTAAACAACTTTTTAATAAGTGGTTTGATTCTGAAGTTTACAAACCATTTATACCGCTCCAAGAGAGGCTTTTTAAAGTAGCAGGAACAGTCAAGAAAGAATTAGCGCCTTTGTTCCCCAGTTATGTGTTTATTGAGTCCAACTTACCTGACTTGCAGTTCGTAACAAGTACAAATTCAATGATTTATACTTCCAGCGATATCATTCGTTTATTGAGATATTCGAAGTTAGAAGCTTCTATGCGAGATTGCGAGAGACAAGTTTTAGAGAGTTTATGCAATGATAGATATTGTATAGAATGCTCAACTGGAATTATTGAAGGAGACAATATACGTATCATAGAAGGGCCGCTTAAAGGAAGAAGCAGCATAGTTAAGAAGATAGACAGACATAAAAGACAGGCGGTTATTCAGCTAGAATTTATGGGTGATATCAGACTAGTGAACGTAGCTTTAGAAATTATTAGTAAAGTTTAA
- a CDS encoding 4'-phosphopantetheinyl transferase family protein: MYTEQLMLKREDIVMKAAVSFVHAVCRDDAALDPEIFHSDECSYFESLLFQRRKSNFLLGRLSAKQAASVLLREQNLRNISVETGVFGQPLLRTTGVPGYQVSIAHCDEIGTAVVFPEAHPMGIDIERISPNRNKTMESQLTTEERERIAAVRGVEEYSVLLTVSWTVKEAISKILRTGFTASLQVLEINEIRFNSGCFRSTFSHFPQYAAQSYRLGNYIFTIAAPRKTEWSINMSQLYEQFNPIFHPSCL; encoded by the coding sequence ATGTATACGGAACAGCTCATGTTGAAGCGGGAAGATATCGTGATGAAGGCGGCTGTTAGTTTTGTACATGCAGTTTGCCGTGACGATGCTGCTCTCGATCCGGAGATTTTTCATTCAGATGAGTGTAGCTACTTTGAGAGCCTGCTATTCCAGCGCCGAAAATCCAACTTTCTGCTTGGCAGGCTAAGTGCAAAACAAGCAGCATCCGTGCTGTTAAGGGAGCAGAACCTACGCAACATAAGCGTGGAGACAGGTGTTTTCGGCCAGCCCTTGCTTCGAACTACCGGAGTCCCTGGTTACCAAGTGAGCATTGCCCACTGTGATGAAATCGGGACCGCTGTTGTTTTTCCAGAAGCGCATCCTATGGGGATTGATATTGAGAGGATAAGTCCTAACCGAAATAAGACCATGGAAAGCCAATTGACGACGGAAGAAAGGGAAAGAATCGCAGCCGTGCGAGGAGTAGAGGAATACTCTGTTTTATTGACGGTTTCTTGGACGGTAAAGGAGGCGATTTCGAAAATATTGCGCACAGGCTTTACCGCATCATTGCAAGTGCTTGAAATTAACGAGATCAGATTTAATAGTGGATGCTTTCGGAGTACATTTTCGCATTTTCCGCAATATGCCGCCCAGTCGTATCGGTTGGGTAACTACATCTTTACTATTGCAGCGCCAAGGAAGACGGAATGGAGTATCAATATGTCTCAATTGTATGAGCAATTTAATCCGATTTTCCATCCAAGCTGTTTGTAA
- a CDS encoding acyl carrier protein, with the protein MRKEEVFEIVKGCICEVLPELNDHQFQYDDRLVDLGADSVDRADIVMKSMEALSLNIPRVELSGVKNVGELADALYAKL; encoded by the coding sequence ATGCGTAAAGAAGAAGTATTCGAAATCGTTAAAGGTTGTATTTGTGAAGTTCTACCGGAATTAAACGATCACCAGTTTCAGTATGACGATCGCTTGGTAGATTTGGGTGCGGATTCGGTAGATCGAGCCGATATTGTAATGAAGTCTATGGAAGCATTATCTCTTAATATTCCGCGCGTTGAGTTATCTGGCGTTAAAAATGTAGGAGAGTTGGCAGATGCGCTCTATGCCAAATTATAA
- a CDS encoding beta-ketoacyl synthase N-terminal-like domain-containing protein translates to MRSMPNYKEPELVITGVGVTSSIGQGKTAFASALFKGQHAFGVMQRPGRKGEASFIGAELPSLSYPETISKRMLRTASFSGQVAMVTLQEAWDDAQLDDVDPSCIGLVIGGSNFQQRELFQTYEAYREKMHFVSPTYGLSFMDTDLCGLCTEQFGIQGLAYTVGGASASGQVAIIQAIEAIQANRVDVCIAMGALMDISYLECQALRSLGAMGSDRYADQPAMACRPFDKMHDGFIYGESCGVIVIERSDFAMKRQGKPYAKLAGWDMGMDRNRNPNPSYEGEVRVIKRALEKAKLSPEKIDYINPHGTGSVIGDEIEIKAIQDCQLSHAYINATKSIIGHGLSAAGTVEIIATLLQMKESKLHPTRNLEEPIKVDCNWVKNESIPAVIHNTMNLSMGFGGINTAICMQKYESGI, encoded by the coding sequence ATGCGCTCTATGCCAAATTATAAAGAGCCTGAGTTAGTTATTACGGGAGTTGGTGTTACTTCGTCGATTGGGCAAGGGAAGACTGCCTTTGCTTCGGCGCTGTTCAAAGGGCAACATGCATTTGGAGTTATGCAACGTCCAGGCAGAAAGGGAGAAGCTTCATTTATAGGTGCGGAGCTGCCATCTCTGTCTTATCCGGAGACCATTTCCAAACGAATGTTACGAACCGCATCATTTTCAGGACAGGTGGCAATGGTTACCCTTCAAGAGGCCTGGGATGATGCTCAATTGGATGACGTGGACCCTAGCTGCATAGGATTGGTGATTGGAGGCTCCAATTTTCAGCAACGGGAATTATTTCAAACCTATGAGGCTTATCGGGAAAAAATGCACTTTGTATCTCCGACCTATGGGCTGTCCTTTATGGATACTGATTTGTGCGGATTATGCACTGAGCAATTCGGTATTCAAGGGTTAGCGTATACTGTCGGCGGGGCTTCCGCGAGCGGACAAGTCGCCATCATTCAAGCGATTGAGGCAATTCAAGCAAATCGGGTTGATGTGTGCATTGCGATGGGGGCGTTGATGGATATTTCGTATTTGGAATGCCAGGCATTGCGATCTTTGGGAGCCATGGGAAGCGACCGATATGCCGACCAACCAGCAATGGCGTGTCGCCCCTTTGATAAGATGCACGATGGATTTATATACGGGGAATCTTGCGGAGTTATCGTCATAGAGCGGTCGGATTTTGCAATGAAGCGGCAGGGGAAACCTTATGCAAAGCTTGCAGGCTGGGATATGGGGATGGATCGGAACCGGAACCCCAATCCTTCTTATGAGGGCGAGGTTCGAGTGATTAAAAGGGCCTTAGAGAAAGCGAAACTGTCGCCGGAAAAAATTGATTATATTAATCCCCATGGGACAGGCTCTGTAATTGGGGACGAGATCGAAATAAAGGCAATACAGGATTGCCAATTATCACATGCTTACATCAATGCAACCAAATCCATTATCGGGCATGGTCTGAGCGCAGCCGGGACGGTTGAAATTATTGCTACTCTTCTACAAATGAAAGAGTCGAAACTTCATCCTACCCGCAATTTGGAGGAGCCGATCAAAGTGGATTGCAACTGGGTGAAAAATGAGTCCATCCCAGCGGTTATTCACAATACTATGAATTTGAGCATGGGATTTGGCGGGATCAATACGGCCATCTGTATGCAAAAGTATGAGTCGGGCATTTAA
- a CDS encoding hydroxymethylglutaryl-CoA synthase family protein: MVLVGIEAMNVFGGSAYLDVMQLAQHRQLDPARFENLLMKEKAVALPYEDPVTFGVNAAKPLVDALSEAEKNRIEMLITCTESGIDFGKSISTYIHHYLGLNRNCRLFELKQACYSGTAGLQMAVNFILSQVSPGAKALVIASDISRFIAAEGGDVLSEDWSYAEPSGGAGAVAMLISENPHIFQVDAGANGYYGYEVMDTCRPIPDSEAGDADLSLMSYLDCCEQAFLEYQKRVQGVDYKDTFQYLSFHTPFGGMVKGAHRTMMRRITQAKPNEIEADYVQRVKPGLEYCQRVGNIMGATLYLSLAGTIDKGTFDSPKRIGCFSYGSGCCSEFYSGVVMPQSQEYLRRFEIERNLNDRYQLSMDEYESLLKGSGAVRFGTRNTKLDFQLVPGVIDSGKGRQRLYLEEIYEFHRKYRWES, from the coding sequence ATGGTATTGGTAGGAATAGAAGCAATGAATGTTTTTGGGGGCTCAGCCTATCTAGATGTCATGCAATTAGCGCAGCACAGACAGTTGGACCCTGCGAGATTTGAAAATTTATTAATGAAAGAAAAGGCTGTTGCCCTGCCCTATGAAGATCCGGTTACCTTTGGAGTCAATGCGGCAAAACCGCTGGTGGACGCCCTCTCTGAAGCGGAAAAAAACCGCATCGAAATGCTCATCACCTGTACAGAATCAGGAATTGATTTTGGAAAATCAATCAGTACATATATTCACCACTATTTGGGACTGAATCGGAATTGCAGGCTATTTGAACTCAAGCAAGCCTGCTATTCAGGTACTGCCGGACTCCAAATGGCGGTGAATTTTATTTTATCCCAAGTCTCGCCAGGGGCCAAAGCGCTTGTTATTGCCAGTGATATCTCACGATTTATTGCCGCTGAAGGCGGGGATGTTTTGAGTGAGGATTGGTCTTACGCTGAACCAAGCGGAGGGGCAGGGGCTGTGGCCATGCTCATTAGTGAAAATCCTCATATATTCCAAGTCGATGCGGGCGCTAATGGATATTATGGCTATGAGGTGATGGATACTTGCCGGCCGATACCAGATAGCGAGGCCGGAGATGCGGACTTGTCTTTAATGTCCTATCTGGACTGCTGCGAGCAAGCATTTTTGGAATACCAGAAACGGGTACAAGGAGTGGACTATAAAGATACCTTCCAGTATCTTTCCTTCCATACTCCATTCGGTGGAATGGTAAAAGGAGCTCATCGCACGATGATGCGAAGGATTACTCAGGCCAAGCCCAATGAGATTGAGGCGGATTATGTACAACGTGTCAAGCCAGGATTGGAGTATTGCCAACGAGTCGGCAATATTATGGGTGCGACCTTGTACCTGTCCTTGGCAGGCACGATTGATAAGGGCACATTTGATTCTCCGAAGCGGATTGGTTGCTTTTCCTATGGATCAGGCTGCTGCTCGGAATTTTATAGCGGGGTAGTGATGCCGCAAAGCCAGGAATATCTGCGTCGTTTTGAGATCGAGCGTAATTTGAATGATCGGTATCAATTATCCATGGATGAATATGAATCCTTGCTGAAAGGCAGTGGCGCTGTACGTTTTGGAACCCGCAACACCAAACTTGATTTTCAATTGGTTCCTGGAGTGATCGATTCCGGGAAAGGGAGACAGCGATTATATCTGGAGGAAATCTATGAATTCCACCGCAAATATCGGTGGGAATCATGA
- a CDS encoding enoyl-CoA hydratase/isomerase: MNYQTIQVRFQESICYLRFYRPEANNTINNTLIEECMHALALCEESVTIVVLEGLPEVFCLGADFQGMYEKMANEHEHAQNPEPLYDLWLKLATGPYITISHVRGKANAGGIGFIAASDIVIADQTAQFSLSELLFGLFPACVLPFLVRRIGFQKANYLTLMTQPIMVEQALTWGLVDAYDAQSDTVLRKHLLRLRRLSKTGILRYKRFMDELSDLRQYKSLALASNQEVFSDAQNLKGIFRYVETGQFPWMD, from the coding sequence ATGAATTATCAAACAATTCAGGTTCGGTTTCAAGAATCGATTTGTTACTTACGGTTTTACCGACCAGAGGCAAATAACACGATTAATAACACCCTCATTGAGGAATGCATGCATGCGCTTGCACTGTGTGAGGAGTCGGTTACGATCGTTGTTTTGGAAGGCCTGCCGGAGGTGTTTTGTCTTGGAGCGGATTTTCAAGGAATGTACGAAAAAATGGCAAATGAACATGAGCATGCACAGAATCCAGAACCTCTATATGATCTGTGGTTAAAACTGGCGACAGGGCCCTATATCACGATTTCTCATGTGCGAGGAAAGGCAAACGCTGGCGGCATTGGATTTATTGCTGCCAGCGACATTGTGATAGCAGATCAGACAGCACAGTTCAGTCTGTCGGAATTGTTATTTGGGCTTTTCCCTGCTTGTGTTCTGCCCTTTTTAGTACGCAGAATTGGATTCCAAAAAGCGAATTATTTGACATTAATGACACAGCCGATTATGGTTGAGCAGGCTCTTACATGGGGATTAGTCGATGCATATGATGCCCAGAGTGATACGGTGCTGCGCAAGCATTTATTACGCCTCAGACGATTGTCCAAAACGGGTATTTTACGCTACAAACGCTTTATGGACGAACTCAGCGATTTGCGTCAGTATAAATCACTGGCGCTGGCGTCCAATCAAGAGGTGTTTTCAGACGCTCAAAATCTGAAGGGCATTTTCCGATATGTCGAAACAGGTCAATTTCCGTGGATGGACTGA
- a CDS encoding polyketide synthase gives MSQSVVELLEIERGIIQVTMQDRVHKNTFTLEMTHGLREAFRTIQDDSTCKVVIITGYDNYFATGGTQEGLLAIHEGTSKFTDENIYSLALNCKVPVIAAMQGHAVGGGFVMGLFSDFVILSKESMYTTNFMRYGFTPGMGATFILPQKLGFSLGEELLLNGGNYRGAELEKRGVPFPVLPRKEVMSYGLDLARQLAEKPRFSLITLKDHLVAPLRAQLPKIVEQELIMHEKTFHQAEVKERIINLFGK, from the coding sequence ATGTCACAATCTGTGGTTGAGTTACTTGAGATCGAGCGAGGGATTATCCAAGTAACAATGCAAGATAGAGTTCATAAAAATACATTTACACTTGAAATGACTCATGGACTTAGAGAAGCGTTCCGTACGATCCAGGATGACTCGACCTGCAAAGTCGTAATTATAACAGGGTATGACAACTACTTCGCCACGGGTGGAACGCAAGAAGGACTATTGGCTATACATGAAGGAACATCAAAGTTTACTGATGAAAATATTTACTCTCTAGCATTGAACTGCAAAGTTCCAGTGATAGCTGCTATGCAGGGCCATGCGGTTGGTGGGGGCTTTGTCATGGGGCTATTTTCTGATTTCGTAATCCTGAGTAAGGAAAGTATGTACACGACTAATTTTATGAGATACGGATTTACACCAGGAATGGGTGCGACGTTCATTCTTCCCCAAAAACTCGGGTTCAGCCTGGGAGAAGAATTATTGTTAAATGGGGGGAATTACCGAGGCGCAGAACTGGAGAAGCGAGGAGTGCCGTTTCCAGTTTTGCCTCGCAAAGAAGTGATGAGCTATGGATTGGATCTTGCTAGACAGCTGGCCGAGAAACCCAGATTTTCATTAATCACATTAAAGGATCATCTGGTAGCTCCACTCCGCGCTCAGCTTCCCAAAATCGTAGAACAAGAGCTGATTATGCATGAGAAGACCTTTCACCAAGCCGAGGTTAAAGAACGCATCATCAACCTGTTTGGAAAATAA